One part of the Marinobacterium rhizophilum genome encodes these proteins:
- a CDS encoding 2-hydroxyacid dehydrogenase, with the protein MGALSGAFNDRLASLYPTLALWKQADPQAFLQEVGAQVELIVTSGTYGCSAEVMAAVPNLKAIISFGVGYDAIDMDTARARNIRVSNTPDVLNDCVADLALGLMIASARRIAEGDRFVRSGLWGQQPFPLGSRITGKRLGILGLGRIGKCVAKRAAGFDMDIRYHNRRPDPTTDYGYEASLVELARWADYLVLTCVGGPSTQGLVNREVMEALGPGGTLINVARGSVVDQPALVELLQDGRLGGAALDVFAEEPRVPAALLDMPQLVLLPHLGSGTAETRQDMADLVFENLASFVRSGTMVTPVG; encoded by the coding sequence ATGGGTGCTTTGAGCGGGGCCTTCAACGACCGGCTAGCGTCGCTGTACCCCACGCTTGCGCTCTGGAAGCAGGCGGACCCGCAGGCCTTTTTGCAGGAGGTCGGCGCCCAGGTTGAGCTGATCGTGACCTCGGGCACCTATGGCTGCAGCGCTGAGGTGATGGCCGCTGTGCCCAACCTCAAGGCCATCATCAGTTTCGGCGTTGGCTATGATGCGATCGATATGGATACGGCCCGTGCTCGAAATATCCGCGTCAGTAACACGCCGGATGTACTGAACGACTGTGTAGCGGACCTGGCCCTGGGGCTGATGATTGCCTCGGCCCGCCGTATCGCAGAAGGAGACCGCTTTGTGCGCAGCGGTCTCTGGGGGCAGCAACCGTTTCCTCTGGGTAGCCGGATTACCGGCAAGCGCCTGGGCATCCTGGGGCTGGGGCGCATCGGCAAGTGCGTTGCCAAGAGGGCGGCGGGATTTGATATGGATATCCGCTACCACAATCGCCGCCCGGATCCGACCACGGATTATGGCTACGAGGCCTCCCTGGTTGAGCTGGCGCGCTGGGCCGATTACCTGGTGCTGACCTGTGTCGGTGGCCCATCGACCCAGGGGCTGGTCAATCGTGAGGTCATGGAGGCGCTGGGTCCCGGCGGCACGCTGATCAATGTGGCCCGTGGCTCGGTGGTGGACCAGCCGGCGCTGGTCGAGTTGCTGCAGGACGGGCGCCTGGGCGGTGCGGCGCTGGATGTGTTTGCCGAAGAACCGCGGGTACCGGCCGCGTTGCTGGATATGCCACAGCTGGTGCTGCTGCCGCATCTGGGCAGCGGTACCGCCGAAACACGCCAGGACATGGCGGACCTGGTATTCGAGAACCTGGCGTCCTTCGTGCGTAGCGGCACGATGGTTACACCGGTCGGTTGA
- a CDS encoding aldehyde dehydrogenase (NADP(+)) — protein MQITGEMLIGARAVRGQAKAIQGINPATGESLAPAFGGGGQAEVDQACALAAQAFDTFRETAPEARAAFIEAIAENILSLGDALIERAMAESGLPRARLEGERGRTVGQLRLFAAVVRAGNWLDVRIDPAMPDRAPLPRADLRLRQIALGPVAVFGASNFPLAFSVAGGDTASALAAGCPVVVKAHSAHPGTSELVGRAIQQAVTDAGLPEGVFSLLFGSGKDVGANLVGHPAIKAVGFTGSRSGGTALMTIAANRPEPIPVYAEMSSINPVFLLPAALQTRGDAIAKGFVGSLAMGAGQFCTNPGLVIAVEGPELDQFLQTAAAALAEVAPQTMLTPGIHQAYSEGVAQLKGNAAVTAVGEGVAGQGPNQCQAGLYVTSAEAFLTDERLCDEVFGASSLVIKCRSTEEFAHVAEHLEGQLTATLLLDDADIEQARALLPVLERKAGRILCNAYPTGVEVCHSMVHGGPFPATSDSRTTSVGSAAILRFLRPVCYQDLPAALLPTALQDANPLGVRRLFDGRNEG, from the coding sequence ATGCAGATTACAGGTGAAATGTTGATCGGCGCCCGTGCCGTCCGTGGCCAGGCCAAAGCGATCCAGGGCATCAATCCGGCCACCGGCGAATCACTGGCACCGGCCTTTGGGGGTGGTGGTCAGGCTGAAGTTGACCAGGCCTGCGCCCTGGCCGCCCAGGCGTTCGATACTTTTCGCGAAACCGCTCCCGAGGCGCGTGCCGCCTTTATTGAAGCCATTGCCGAAAATATCCTCAGCCTGGGTGATGCCCTGATCGAGCGCGCCATGGCCGAATCCGGCCTGCCGCGTGCACGCCTGGAGGGCGAGCGCGGTCGTACCGTCGGTCAGTTGCGCCTGTTCGCCGCCGTCGTGCGTGCCGGCAACTGGCTGGACGTGCGTATCGACCCGGCCATGCCGGACCGGGCGCCGCTGCCCCGTGCCGACCTGCGCCTGCGCCAGATTGCGCTGGGGCCGGTGGCGGTGTTCGGTGCCAGCAACTTCCCGCTGGCCTTCTCGGTCGCCGGCGGCGATACCGCGTCGGCCCTGGCGGCCGGCTGTCCGGTGGTGGTCAAGGCGCATTCGGCCCATCCGGGCACCTCCGAGCTGGTCGGGCGCGCCATTCAGCAGGCCGTGACCGATGCCGGCCTGCCGGAAGGTGTATTCTCGCTGCTGTTCGGTTCGGGCAAGGATGTCGGCGCCAACCTGGTGGGGCACCCGGCGATCAAGGCGGTGGGCTTTACCGGCTCGCGCAGTGGCGGTACTGCACTGATGACTATCGCTGCGAACCGTCCGGAGCCGATTCCGGTCTATGCCGAAATGAGCAGCATCAACCCGGTGTTCCTGCTGCCGGCGGCGTTGCAGACGCGTGGCGATGCTATCGCCAAGGGGTTTGTTGGCTCTCTGGCAATGGGGGCAGGCCAGTTCTGCACCAACCCGGGCCTGGTTATCGCCGTTGAAGGTCCCGAGCTGGATCAGTTCCTGCAGACCGCGGCCGCAGCCCTGGCCGAGGTTGCTCCCCAGACCATGCTGACACCGGGCATTCATCAGGCCTACAGCGAGGGCGTGGCCCAGCTCAAAGGCAATGCGGCCGTAACTGCCGTGGGAGAAGGGGTTGCCGGGCAGGGGCCGAACCAGTGCCAGGCCGGCCTCTATGTCACCAGTGCTGAGGCCTTCCTGACGGATGAGCGCCTGTGCGACGAGGTCTTTGGTGCCAGTTCCCTGGTGATCAAGTGCCGCTCGACTGAAGAGTTTGCGCATGTGGCCGAGCATCTGGAAGGGCAGCTCACCGCGACCCTGCTGCTGGATGATGCCGATATAGAACAGGCCCGGGCGCTGCTGCCCGTGCTGGAGCGCAAGGCGGGCCGTATCCTCTGCAACGCTTACCCGACGGGCGTCGAAGTCTGCCATTCCATGGTGCATGGCGGACCTTTCCCGGCGACCTCGGACAGCCGTACCACCTCGGTGGGCAGCGCGGCGATCCTGCGCTTCCTGCGCCCGGTCTGCTACCAGGACCTGCCGGCGGCCCTGCTGCCCACAGCACTGCAGGATGCTAATCCGCTGGGTGTGCGGCGCCTGTTCGACGGCCGCAACGAAGGCTGA
- a CDS encoding SixA phosphatase family protein: protein MRKLTLIRHAKSSWADPLLNDCDRPLNKRGENDLPLMAKRVRGFGLFPDRILSSGALRALTTAEALADTLELAPEQLRELPDLFESCCETLLHVLQQQPDHCHHLMLVGHSPGLESLAYYLTHEPLQKFPTSAVLHIHLSITRWCELADSCGTIELFDYPKLHRAP from the coding sequence ATGAGAAAGCTCACGCTGATCCGGCATGCCAAGTCCAGCTGGGCCGATCCCCTGCTGAACGATTGCGATCGACCGCTGAACAAGCGCGGCGAGAATGACCTGCCCCTGATGGCCAAGCGGGTGCGCGGTTTCGGGCTTTTCCCGGACCGCATTCTCAGCAGCGGCGCGTTGCGCGCCCTGACCACCGCCGAGGCGCTGGCCGATACCCTGGAACTGGCCCCGGAGCAGCTGCGCGAACTGCCGGACCTGTTCGAGTCCTGTTGCGAAACCCTGCTGCACGTGCTGCAGCAACAACCCGACCATTGTCACCATCTGATGCTGGTGGGGCACTCACCGGGGCTCGAAAGCCTGGCGTACTACCTGACCCACGAGCCACTGCAAAAATTCCCGACCTCGGCAGTGCTGCATATACATCTGAGCATTACCCGCTGGTGCGAACTGGCCGACTCCTGCGGCACCATCGAACTGTTCGACTACCCAAAACTGCACCGGGCTCCCTGA
- a CDS encoding AEC family transporter, whose product MDNPLAHLNQIFAVTGPVFIMVLVGLLLKKVRLIDDEFINTASSLTFKATMPTLLFLGILKADLDEALQPALVGYFCLATALSFAVAWLWALRGVRHEDRGIYVQGAFRGNCGIVSLALAANQYGDYGLSTGAVMSGIVIVLFNILSTLVLSVYSAGQSVQVRPVLKGLACNPLILSVIAGLLASLMEVSLPGWLMVSGEYFGSITLPIALICVGGSLSLSSLQQSGRTALGASLIKVLWVPLIFTVLAWGLGFGGRELGILFLFLASPTAAASFVMARAMGSDGRLAASIIALSTLLSVVTIMAGLFLLEWGIGG is encoded by the coding sequence ATGGATAATCCGTTGGCGCATCTAAACCAGATTTTCGCCGTGACCGGCCCGGTATTTATCATGGTGCTGGTGGGCTTGCTGCTGAAGAAGGTTCGACTCATTGATGATGAATTCATCAATACGGCTTCCAGCCTGACTTTCAAGGCAACCATGCCGACCCTGCTGTTCCTGGGTATCCTGAAAGCCGACCTGGACGAAGCCTTGCAGCCGGCACTGGTCGGCTACTTTTGCCTGGCGACGGCGCTCAGTTTCGCCGTTGCCTGGCTTTGGGCGCTGCGCGGCGTCAGGCATGAAGACCGGGGTATCTATGTGCAGGGCGCCTTTCGCGGCAACTGCGGTATCGTCAGCCTGGCACTGGCGGCCAATCAGTACGGTGACTATGGGCTGTCCACCGGCGCGGTGATGTCCGGCATAGTGATAGTGCTGTTCAATATACTCTCGACCCTGGTGCTGTCTGTCTACAGCGCCGGCCAGAGCGTACAGGTGCGGCCGGTACTCAAGGGGCTGGCGTGTAACCCGCTGATTCTCAGCGTAATCGCGGGATTGCTGGCGTCACTGATGGAGGTGTCATTACCCGGCTGGCTGATGGTGTCGGGGGAGTACTTCGGTTCCATAACACTGCCCATCGCGCTGATCTGTGTCGGTGGCTCACTGTCACTCTCTTCGTTGCAGCAGTCCGGCCGCACGGCCCTGGGTGCCAGTCTGATCAAGGTGTTGTGGGTACCACTGATCTTTACGGTGCTCGCCTGGGGGCTGGGCTTCGGGGGGCGGGAACTCGGGATACTGTTCCTGTTTCTGGCCAGTCCAACAGCGGCGGCCAGCTTCGTGATGGCGCGGGCAATGGGCAGCGACGGTCGCCTTGCCGCCAGTATTATTGCACTGTCGACGCTACTCTCGGTGGTCACAATCATGGCGGGGCTCTTCCTGCTTGAATGGGGCATCGGGGGCTGA
- the kdgD gene encoding 5-dehydro-4-deoxyglucarate dehydratase, with product MAFSVELIRQSLSDGLLSFPITDFDANGTFNADTYRDRIEWFVQQGVSSVFVAGGTGEFFSLSMDEYRAICKIAVETVAGRVPVIASAGKSIPEAQAYCKAAEEAGIDGILLMPPYLTECAADGVVEYAKAIIDSTSLQVVYYNRANGILDAESVKRLAAQCPNLVGLKDGVGNIAALNDTIKTVGDRLVYIGGVPTAEIFAEAYLSIGVNTYSSAVFNFVPEMAMKFYSALRGGDQATVTHIIKNFFIPFCRLRDRKKGYAVSLIKSGADIVGRPAGDVRAPLTMPTAAEKEELAVIINANR from the coding sequence ATGGCGTTTTCTGTAGAGCTTATCCGACAGTCCCTGAGCGATGGTCTGCTGTCTTTCCCGATTACCGACTTCGATGCCAATGGCACCTTCAACGCCGACACTTACCGTGACCGTATCGAATGGTTTGTTCAGCAGGGTGTATCCAGCGTGTTTGTCGCCGGTGGTACAGGGGAGTTTTTCTCGCTGTCCATGGATGAGTACAGGGCAATCTGCAAGATCGCCGTTGAAACCGTGGCCGGTCGTGTTCCCGTGATCGCCAGTGCCGGCAAGAGCATCCCGGAAGCCCAGGCCTACTGCAAAGCGGCAGAAGAAGCCGGTATCGACGGTATCCTGCTGATGCCTCCCTACCTGACCGAATGTGCCGCCGACGGTGTGGTGGAATACGCCAAGGCGATCATCGACAGCACCTCGCTGCAGGTGGTGTACTACAACCGCGCCAACGGCATCCTGGATGCAGAGAGCGTCAAGCGCCTGGCCGCACAGTGCCCGAACCTGGTGGGTCTGAAGGATGGCGTGGGCAACATCGCTGCGCTGAATGACACCATCAAGACCGTTGGTGACCGCCTGGTCTACATCGGTGGCGTGCCGACCGCGGAAATCTTCGCCGAAGCCTACCTGTCGATCGGTGTAAACACCTATTCGTCGGCGGTGTTCAACTTCGTGCCGGAAATGGCGATGAAGTTTTACAGCGCGCTGCGTGGCGGCGATCAGGCCACCGTGACGCACATTATCAAGAATTTCTTCATTCCGTTCTGCCGTCTGCGTGACCGCAAGAAGGGCTATGCCGTGAGCCTGATCAAGTCCGGTGCCGACATTGTCGGTCGTCCGGCCGGCGACGTGCGTGCACCGCTGACCATGCCCACTGCGGCAGAAAAGGAAGAGCTGGCTGTGATCATCAACGCCAACCGCTAA
- a CDS encoding AEC family transporter: MELYLQSLQFTAGIVTPIFVIVLLGFLLRRGRLIDEAFINTSSRLVFMVALPTLVFMSIARTDFQAMFNPALLGFVFVATLASFLAIWWLAARWIKAPGDLGAFVQGAFRSNFGIIGMALSYNLFGNSGLSQAAMILALIIPMYNVLSVVVLTVTMNRGSTEGVSLRQILRAIALNPLIIAVVLALPFSYYGLHLPAALDTTGKYFANLTLPLALLAIGGALDLKSLRNSSITAFWATSTKLLILPLLVVPLAALLGFEGVELALLFVLFSCPTAAAAFVMARAMGANAQLSANIILTTTLGSIVTLSAGIFVLRLLGVI; this comes from the coding sequence GTGGAACTCTACCTGCAATCGCTGCAGTTTACCGCCGGTATCGTCACGCCCATTTTTGTCATTGTGCTACTGGGTTTCCTGCTGCGCCGCGGCCGCCTGATCGACGAGGCCTTTATCAATACCTCGTCGCGCCTGGTCTTTATGGTGGCGCTGCCGACGCTGGTGTTCATGTCCATCGCCCGCACCGACTTTCAGGCGATGTTCAATCCGGCACTGCTGGGCTTCGTGTTTGTCGCCACCCTGGCCAGCTTCCTCGCCATCTGGTGGCTGGCGGCACGCTGGATCAAAGCACCCGGGGATCTGGGTGCCTTTGTACAGGGCGCCTTTCGGAGCAACTTCGGCATTATCGGCATGGCGCTGAGCTACAACCTGTTCGGCAACAGCGGCCTGAGCCAGGCGGCCATGATACTGGCCCTGATCATTCCCATGTACAACGTGCTGTCGGTGGTCGTGCTGACCGTCACCATGAACCGCGGCAGCACCGAGGGTGTGAGCCTTCGCCAGATACTGCGTGCCATCGCGCTCAACCCGTTGATTATCGCCGTGGTACTGGCGCTGCCCTTTTCCTACTATGGCCTGCACCTGCCGGCGGCACTGGACACCACCGGCAAGTATTTTGCCAACCTCACCCTGCCGCTGGCGCTGCTGGCCATCGGTGGCGCGCTGGATCTGAAGAGCCTGCGCAACAGCTCAATCACCGCCTTCTGGGCCACCAGCACGAAGCTGCTGATATTGCCCCTGCTGGTGGTCCCCCTCGCGGCACTGCTGGGCTTTGAGGGTGTGGAACTGGCGCTGCTGTTTGTGCTGTTTTCCTGCCCCACCGCGGCCGCGGCCTTCGTGATGGCCCGCGCCATGGGCGCCAATGCCCAGCTGAGTGCCAACATCATCCTGACCACCACCCTGGGGTCCATCGTCACCCTGTCCGCCGGTATCTTCGTATTGCGCCTGCTCGGCGTTATTTGA
- the garD gene encoding galactarate dehydratase → MNTANELPISIKMQAADNVAIVANAGGLKTGTVLDDGTRLLDDVPLGHKVALVDIAAGGPVMRYAEVIGYALEDIPRGRWINEDRVRMPAARALSELSTDPRPAPEMPPLEGYTFEGYRNADGTVGTKNVLALSTSVQCVAGVTDHVVRRIKAELLPRYPNVDDVVALNHTYGCGVAINAPAAIVPIRTLQNIARNPNFGGEVMVIGLGCEKLLPTRLIPEEQVLRLGENVAAGAEVPPSPILSLQDEAFTGFGQMIDGILKLAEYHLEKLNRRRRETCPASELVIGMQCGGSDAFSGVTANPALGFAADLIVRAGGTVMFSEVTEVRDAIHLLTARARDSDVAWALVEQMDWYDNYLSQGQVDRSANTSPGNKKGGLSNIVEKALGSIVKSGSSPIVDVVGPGERIRKRGLNFAATPASDFICGTLQLAAGMNLQVFTTGRGTPYGLSMAPVIKVSTNKTLSQRWHDLIDLDAGRIATGEATIEDVGWELFRLILEVASGREQVAADRLGLHNDLVLFNPAPVT, encoded by the coding sequence ATGAACACAGCCAATGAATTACCCATCAGCATCAAGATGCAGGCGGCGGACAACGTCGCCATCGTGGCCAACGCCGGCGGTCTGAAAACCGGCACTGTACTGGATGACGGCACGCGCCTGCTGGACGATGTGCCGCTGGGTCACAAGGTGGCGCTGGTGGATATTGCCGCGGGCGGGCCAGTTATGCGCTACGCCGAGGTGATCGGTTATGCCCTGGAGGATATTCCGCGGGGACGCTGGATCAATGAGGACCGGGTACGAATGCCGGCAGCGCGAGCCCTGAGCGAACTGTCCACCGATCCGCGTCCGGCCCCGGAGATGCCGCCACTGGAGGGGTATACCTTCGAAGGCTATCGCAATGCCGACGGTACCGTTGGCACCAAGAATGTACTGGCGCTGTCGACCAGCGTGCAGTGCGTCGCCGGGGTGACCGACCATGTGGTACGCCGTATCAAGGCGGAACTGCTGCCACGCTATCCCAATGTGGATGATGTGGTGGCGCTGAATCACACCTATGGCTGCGGCGTGGCGATCAATGCTCCGGCGGCGATCGTGCCGATTCGCACCCTGCAGAACATTGCCCGCAACCCCAATTTCGGTGGCGAGGTGATGGTGATCGGCCTGGGCTGCGAGAAGCTGTTGCCGACGCGGCTGATACCCGAGGAGCAGGTGTTGCGGCTGGGGGAAAACGTCGCTGCCGGCGCAGAGGTTCCGCCTTCGCCGATCCTGAGCCTGCAGGATGAGGCCTTCACCGGCTTTGGCCAGATGATCGACGGCATTCTGAAGCTGGCCGAATACCACCTGGAAAAACTTAATCGCCGCCGGCGTGAAACCTGTCCGGCATCGGAACTGGTGATTGGCATGCAGTGCGGCGGCAGTGATGCCTTCTCCGGTGTCACCGCCAACCCGGCACTGGGCTTTGCCGCCGACCTGATCGTGCGAGCAGGCGGCACCGTGATGTTTTCTGAAGTCACCGAGGTGCGGGATGCGATTCACCTGCTGACCGCCCGCGCAAGGGATAGCGATGTCGCCTGGGCGCTGGTGGAGCAGATGGACTGGTACGACAACTACCTCAGCCAGGGGCAGGTCGATCGCAGCGCCAACACCTCGCCAGGCAACAAGAAAGGCGGTCTGAGCAATATCGTCGAAAAGGCGCTGGGCTCCATCGTCAAGTCCGGCAGTTCACCCATCGTGGATGTGGTCGGGCCGGGGGAGCGCATTCGCAAGCGCGGCCTCAACTTCGCCGCCACACCGGCGAGCGATTTTATCTGTGGCACCTTGCAGCTGGCGGCCGGCATGAACCTGCAGGTCTTCACGACCGGCCGGGGTACGCCCTATGGCCTGTCCATGGCGCCGGTGATCAAGGTGTCGACCAACAAGACCCTGAGTCAGCGCTGGCATGATCTGATCGACCTCGATGCCGGTCGCATCGCCACGGGTGAGGCGACCATCGAGGACGTCGGCTGGGAGCTGTTCCGCCTGATCCTGGAGGTGGCCAGCGGGCGCGAGCAGGTGGCGGCCGACAGGCTGGGTCTGCATAACGATCTGGTGCTGTTCAACCCGGCCCCGGTGACCTGA
- a CDS encoding glucarate dehydratase family protein, with translation MFSKIKKMTVVPVAGYDGFLLNLSGGHAPWFIRTIVILEDDAGRVGLGEVPATQGILSTLEKCRELVEGQSVGHYKAIISRVRQATSGQAEDVRGNQTFDLRIAVHVITAIESALLDLAGQNMGLPVADLLGQFGKQRDEVEALGYLFLLGDPDKTDLPYQRCDKPLDDWDLVRTQEALTPEAVANLARAAYARYGFRDFKLKGGVLDGRQEAECIVALYEVFPDARLTLDPNGAWTLKQAVDYLTPIKHMLSYAEDPCGQEGAWSGREIMSEFKRQTGLKTATNMIATDWQQLRNAVRLDSVDIPLADCHFWTMQGAVAVGELCNEWGLTWGSHSNNHFDVSLAMMTHVAAACPGEITAIDTHWIWQDGQRITQEPQKIREGKLRVPQKPGLGIELDRAKLEEAHRLYKSLDVGQRDDAMAMQYLIPGWRFDAKKPSLVR, from the coding sequence ATGTTTAGCAAAATCAAAAAAATGACAGTGGTTCCGGTGGCCGGTTACGACGGCTTCCTGCTGAATCTGAGTGGCGGACATGCGCCCTGGTTTATCCGCACCATCGTTATTCTCGAGGACGATGCCGGTCGCGTCGGTCTCGGCGAAGTCCCGGCCACCCAGGGTATCCTGAGCACACTGGAAAAGTGTCGCGAGCTGGTAGAAGGCCAGAGCGTTGGCCACTACAAGGCCATCATCAGCCGGGTGCGTCAGGCGACCTCTGGCCAGGCCGAAGACGTGCGCGGTAACCAGACATTCGACCTGCGCATCGCGGTACATGTGATCACGGCGATCGAGTCGGCGCTGCTGGACCTGGCAGGGCAGAACATGGGGCTGCCGGTGGCTGATCTGCTGGGGCAGTTCGGCAAGCAGCGTGATGAAGTCGAGGCGCTGGGTTACCTGTTCCTGCTGGGCGACCCGGACAAAACCGATCTGCCCTATCAGCGCTGTGACAAGCCGCTGGATGACTGGGATCTGGTGCGTACCCAGGAAGCCCTGACGCCCGAGGCGGTCGCCAACCTGGCCAGGGCGGCTTATGCCCGTTACGGTTTTCGCGACTTCAAGCTTAAGGGTGGTGTGCTGGATGGCCGGCAGGAAGCGGAATGCATCGTGGCGCTCTACGAGGTGTTCCCGGATGCACGCCTGACGCTGGATCCCAACGGTGCCTGGACGCTGAAGCAGGCGGTGGACTACCTGACACCCATCAAGCATATGCTCAGCTATGCCGAGGATCCCTGTGGCCAGGAAGGTGCCTGGTCGGGCCGTGAAATCATGTCGGAATTCAAGCGCCAGACGGGCCTGAAGACCGCGACCAACATGATCGCCACCGACTGGCAGCAGCTGCGCAATGCCGTACGGCTGGATTCGGTTGATATTCCCCTGGCGGATTGCCACTTCTGGACCATGCAGGGTGCCGTGGCCGTGGGCGAGCTGTGCAACGAGTGGGGCCTGACCTGGGGCTCGCACAGCAACAACCATTTTGATGTGTCCCTGGCGATGATGACCCATGTTGCCGCGGCCTGCCCCGGGGAAATCACCGCGATTGATACCCACTGGATCTGGCAGGACGGCCAGCGTATTACTCAGGAACCGCAGAAAATCCGTGAAGGCAAGCTCAGGGTGCCGCAAAAGCCGGGCCTGGGCATTGAGCTGGATCGTGCGAAACTCGAAGAAGCGCACAGGCTGTACAAGAGCCTTGACGTGGGCCAGCGGGATGATGCCATGGCCATGCAGTACCTGATCCCGGGCTGGCGTTTCGATGCCAAGAAACCGTCGCTTGTTCGTTAA
- a CDS encoding FadR/GntR family transcriptional regulator produces MTTHNPAGDTGLFQVEPVQKRGSLSSHVASQLENMLAQGKISVGQKLPTENALCDMFGVSRTVIREAITQLKSLGLVETKRGVGTTVLRNSPAETFYAHAINPTAVEDILHILELRLVVETEACKFAALRRDEADMMRIEGCMNAFHRACAEHRMARKEDYEFHLSIAAASKNPFFLSFYEQFNKNIIPRANIVDSNIDQAASEEYLKRIENEHVAIFEAIRSQDGDAAHAAMHQHLYRAYHLYEKYKKNSSFE; encoded by the coding sequence ATGACCACTCATAACCCAGCTGGCGATACAGGTCTGTTTCAGGTCGAGCCTGTTCAGAAACGTGGCAGTCTGTCGAGCCACGTGGCAAGTCAGCTGGAAAACATGCTCGCGCAGGGCAAGATCAGTGTGGGGCAGAAACTGCCCACCGAGAATGCCCTCTGTGACATGTTCGGTGTCAGCCGAACGGTGATTCGTGAGGCCATTACCCAGTTAAAATCCCTCGGGCTGGTTGAGACTAAAAGAGGCGTCGGAACGACGGTGCTGCGTAATTCCCCGGCCGAGACATTTTATGCCCATGCCATCAACCCGACGGCAGTCGAGGATATACTGCATATTCTGGAGTTGCGCCTGGTGGTTGAAACCGAGGCCTGCAAGTTTGCGGCACTGCGCCGCGACGAGGCCGATATGATGCGTATTGAAGGCTGCATGAACGCCTTCCACCGGGCCTGTGCCGAACACCGGATGGCGCGCAAGGAAGATTACGAGTTTCACCTGAGTATTGCGGCGGCCAGTAAAAACCCTTTCTTCCTGAGTTTTTACGAACAGTTCAATAAAAATATTATTCCGCGTGCCAACATTGTGGATTCCAATATTGATCAGGCCGCGTCGGAAGAATACTTGAAACGGATTGAAAATGAGCATGTCGCGATTTTCGAGGCGATTCGGTCCCAGGATGGGGATGCGGCCCATGCTGCCATGCATCAGCATTTATACAGGGCTTATCACCTGTACGAAAAGTATAAAAAGAATAGTTCGTTCGAATGA